Proteins encoded within one genomic window of Lysinibacillus sphaericus:
- a CDS encoding FecCD family ABC transporter permease, translating into MHNYITVRTKSNKISFQLSKKVAMVTILLCILLCGMIMLALSVGSDFIHPVTVLKELFGYGTGEYLFTIQTLRLPRVLLAVLVGMALAVSGLILQGIIRNPLAAPDIIGVTSGASVGAMLFLTYATVSIHYLPLAAIIGAGVVSAIIYLLSWNKGVTPIRMVLIGIGISALTKGIVTMLIVMGEEVRTTRAYIWLTGSLYGANMQDVYLLLPWVIVLSIFTFVMARVINVKELGDDVAVGVGVKVQVYRVLFLLISVMLAGTAVAFVGGIAFVGLVAPHISRMLVGRSFAALIPISAMVGAIIVIFADIVGRTLFLPKDLPAGVFTAAIGAPFFIYLLFRTRNQHS; encoded by the coding sequence ATGCATAATTATATAACGGTAAGAACGAAATCAAATAAAATATCTTTTCAACTATCAAAAAAAGTAGCAATGGTTACTATCCTTCTTTGTATATTGCTATGCGGCATGATTATGCTTGCGCTTTCGGTAGGGAGTGATTTTATACATCCAGTGACTGTACTAAAGGAATTGTTTGGCTACGGTACAGGTGAATATCTATTTACAATCCAAACGTTACGACTTCCTAGAGTATTACTTGCCGTGCTAGTTGGGATGGCGCTTGCTGTATCAGGGTTAATATTACAGGGCATTATTCGAAATCCTTTAGCTGCACCGGATATTATAGGTGTAACAAGTGGTGCATCAGTAGGTGCAATGTTATTTCTTACGTATGCAACGGTGAGCATACACTACTTACCATTAGCAGCCATTATAGGAGCGGGAGTAGTATCGGCTATTATCTATCTCTTGTCTTGGAATAAGGGTGTCACACCTATACGAATGGTGTTAATCGGTATTGGGATTTCGGCACTTACGAAAGGGATAGTGACAATGCTAATTGTCATGGGTGAAGAAGTACGCACAACAAGAGCTTACATATGGCTTACAGGTAGTTTGTATGGGGCCAATATGCAGGATGTTTACTTATTACTCCCATGGGTGATTGTTTTAAGTATCTTCACTTTTGTCATGGCAAGAGTCATTAATGTAAAAGAATTAGGTGATGATGTTGCAGTAGGTGTAGGAGTTAAAGTACAAGTTTACCGAGTATTGTTCTTGTTGATTAGTGTTATGTTAGCTGGCACAGCCGTTGCCTTTGTAGGAGGAATAGCATTCGTCGGATTAGTAGCACCTCATATTAGTAGAATGCTGGTAGGCCGTTCATTTGCCGCACTTATTCCGATTTCTGCAATGGTCGGAGCCATTATCGTAATTTTTGCAGACATTGTTGGTCGTACACTATTTTTGCCAAAAGATTTACCAGCAGGTGTATTTACTGCTGCAATTGGTGCGCCATTTTTTATTTATTTACTGTTCCGTACAAGAAATCAACATTCATAA
- a CDS encoding ABC transporter ATP-binding protein has product MNNVLEANALTVTYGNANILEDLHLQIPKGKITVLVGANGCGKSTLLRTFARLIKPKDGHVLLDGEKIRDLSTKAVAKRLAILPQGPIAPEGLTVLQLIKQGRYPHQSWIKQWSKEDEQIVNQALEATQMTSFANSPVNALSGGQRQRAWIAMTLAQKTDLILLDEPTTYLDMAHQVEILDLLFDLNSKENRTVVMVLHDLNLACRYAHHIVAVRDKKIYAQGRPEDIITIDLVKDVFGMGCTIMNDPLFGTPLCVPHGKGIKCCLRA; this is encoded by the coding sequence TTGAATAATGTACTAGAGGCGAATGCATTAACAGTTACCTATGGGAATGCCAACATACTTGAGGATTTACATTTACAAATACCAAAGGGGAAAATTACGGTTTTAGTTGGTGCAAATGGCTGTGGCAAGTCGACATTATTACGGACATTTGCACGCCTAATTAAACCGAAAGATGGACATGTATTATTAGACGGTGAAAAAATACGAGATTTGTCGACAAAAGCAGTTGCGAAACGATTAGCGATATTGCCACAAGGACCAATAGCGCCTGAAGGATTAACAGTTTTACAATTGATTAAACAAGGTCGGTACCCGCATCAAAGCTGGATCAAGCAATGGTCAAAAGAAGACGAGCAGATTGTCAATCAAGCATTGGAAGCAACACAGATGACATCATTTGCGAATAGCCCTGTCAATGCATTATCTGGAGGTCAACGCCAGCGGGCATGGATTGCAATGACATTGGCACAAAAGACAGACTTGATTTTATTGGATGAGCCAACGACCTACTTAGATATGGCACACCAAGTAGAAATTTTAGATTTATTGTTCGATTTAAATAGCAAAGAAAATCGTACGGTTGTTATGGTTTTGCATGACTTAAATTTAGCTTGTCGTTATGCCCATCATATCGTGGCAGTGCGCGATAAAAAAATTTATGCACAAGGAAGGCCAGAGGATATTATAACAATTGATTTAGTGAAGGATGTATTTGGCATGGGTTGCACGATTATGAACGATCCTCTTTTTGGCACACCTTTATGTGTACCGCATGGAAAGGGCATCAAGTGCTGTCTTAGAGCCTAA
- a CDS encoding lantibiotic dehydratase, translating into MYEMMPYINVRTANHSTNEENQDRWFDKKLFTSSSSLYHQLQRNENFNKATLAKRKYLNRSRYRATPFGLFSSVYFNTIDEVNHSTNQMIIQHDFKVYTNIDSEWISKFISTLKYENLASLQVTWNSNVVYQNSNFLYNNWTLDDKKKFNTNKIQINSLLEAIQVHAKNAVTVEELAEKLEEQNRILLPFKILLNVVKQLIHGGYLITDLDNLTFIQDFELLIRYVEEKNYSFPKDAIKQIRTLIKNQNNSISKFNIDTVNKLEKLLASIHNCEHYLRFDSETNVINLDLDKGLIEKTLLPFVNFLSTYAIRVPVSDRYQADIHFFKEKYGNSKVKFLDFYKNYQLIREKNCSLERKTSDLEKKIKMQLLALTSTAAYRHLKEIDIANLHFEDLKIESEISPTIQSCFYLESKNGQLNFSLTPYAGNSGLGRLEGRFSYINAAYFTTMKNIERRKIAEANTEVITVKYMPKNQHYYNIMNDCYDGNLNLQYGTAENQQSVPLEQLFISIQDNKITLSALLDGGIEKIVKFEQYNVSNIEHFSPHILNDLLFWSSNYYANIMSLLFDIQKIRKDFIHFPKVLFNDIELIPQSWLIKNYMGDIRSQDQFFSKFTEMKTIYEIPDSLFVRCNDLRILIDTHRKEDLDILWDIYKTDNSFTIYLEENSLNLANFITLDSEGNHYMSEFVFNFVAQKIKPKKLVQLPLFQTKEELNLERKVNWQHFNIYLPHELQDDFLGTYLNELIKELKSNGAITKSFYIRYFDDRHHIRLRISPTSQFNGIDEYLAQGVIAGDIIDYSSGKYDPEYERYGGLTTMSEAEDFFCADSTLILSLLASCLVDEKIDKVDHAIYLIFKLLSLHTKDLHQQFRIMDDGYSNKDFSKNFRENRHKYLVFSDIATSSNPDLAHHFAFNKEQLSYWELQLSNYFNKLLNEKRFDFNIIRSLIHMTCIRLFGIKSEEEELVGNMVWRVLKQRIAMKKKATNANLILNLN; encoded by the coding sequence ATGTATGAAATGATGCCCTATATCAATGTAAGAACAGCGAATCACTCAACTAACGAGGAAAATCAAGATCGTTGGTTTGATAAAAAACTTTTTACTAGTTCCAGTAGCTTATATCATCAATTGCAAAGGAATGAGAATTTTAACAAAGCCACACTAGCTAAAAGAAAATATTTAAATAGATCTAGATATAGAGCAACACCCTTCGGCTTATTTTCATCTGTCTACTTCAATACTATAGATGAAGTAAATCATTCAACAAATCAAATGATTATTCAACATGACTTTAAAGTATATACAAATATTGACTCAGAATGGATAAGTAAATTTATTTCCACTCTAAAATATGAAAATTTAGCAAGCTTACAGGTTACGTGGAATTCAAATGTGGTCTACCAAAATTCCAATTTTTTATATAATAATTGGACATTAGATGATAAAAAGAAGTTTAATACAAATAAAATTCAAATAAATTCTCTATTAGAAGCAATTCAAGTCCATGCTAAAAATGCCGTTACTGTTGAAGAGTTAGCCGAAAAACTCGAAGAACAAAATCGTATTCTTTTACCATTTAAAATTTTATTAAATGTAGTGAAACAATTGATCCATGGTGGCTATTTGATTACGGATTTAGACAATTTAACATTTATTCAAGACTTCGAACTTCTAATTCGCTATGTTGAAGAGAAAAATTATTCTTTCCCAAAAGATGCGATCAAGCAAATAAGAACTTTAATAAAAAATCAAAATAATTCTATAAGCAAGTTCAATATAGATACTGTAAACAAGTTGGAAAAACTATTAGCTTCAATTCATAATTGTGAACATTACCTTCGCTTTGATAGTGAAACTAACGTTATTAATCTTGATTTAGATAAAGGTCTTATAGAAAAAACTCTCTTACCTTTCGTTAATTTCCTATCGACTTATGCAATACGGGTACCTGTAAGTGATAGATATCAAGCTGATATCCATTTTTTTAAAGAAAAGTACGGAAATTCAAAAGTAAAGTTTTTAGATTTCTACAAAAACTATCAATTGATTAGAGAGAAAAATTGTTCGCTAGAACGCAAAACTTCAGATTTAGAGAAAAAAATAAAAATGCAATTATTAGCACTAACATCTACGGCAGCATACAGACATTTAAAAGAAATCGACATAGCAAATTTGCATTTTGAAGACCTAAAAATAGAAAGCGAAATTTCTCCAACAATACAAAGTTGTTTTTATTTAGAGAGTAAAAATGGACAACTTAACTTTTCACTAACCCCGTATGCTGGAAATTCGGGACTTGGACGTTTAGAAGGACGCTTTTCTTATATAAATGCAGCCTATTTTACAACAATGAAAAATATTGAAAGAAGAAAAATTGCAGAAGCTAATACAGAGGTCATTACCGTTAAATATATGCCTAAAAATCAACACTACTATAATATTATGAATGATTGCTATGATGGCAATTTAAATCTTCAATATGGAACTGCTGAAAATCAACAATCAGTTCCATTAGAGCAGCTCTTTATTAGCATACAAGATAATAAAATAACACTTTCTGCATTATTAGATGGTGGTATCGAAAAAATAGTAAAGTTTGAGCAATATAATGTATCCAATATCGAACATTTTTCCCCACATATTTTAAATGACTTGCTATTTTGGAGTAGCAATTACTACGCAAATATTATGTCGCTACTATTTGATATTCAAAAAATACGAAAAGACTTTATTCATTTTCCAAAGGTTCTCTTTAACGACATTGAATTAATCCCTCAATCTTGGCTAATTAAAAATTATATGGGAGATATTCGCTCACAAGATCAATTTTTCAGCAAGTTTACCGAAATGAAAACGATTTATGAAATACCGGATTCGCTTTTTGTTAGATGTAATGACCTAAGAATATTAATCGATACTCATCGTAAAGAGGATTTAGATATTTTATGGGATATTTATAAAACGGATAATTCTTTTACTATTTACCTTGAAGAAAATTCATTGAACTTAGCAAACTTCATTACGCTTGACTCAGAAGGCAACCATTATATGTCTGAGTTTGTTTTTAACTTTGTCGCACAAAAGATTAAGCCTAAGAAACTTGTCCAACTACCTTTGTTTCAAACAAAGGAAGAATTAAATTTAGAAAGAAAAGTTAACTGGCAACATTTTAATATTTATTTACCGCACGAACTCCAAGACGACTTTTTAGGCACTTATTTAAATGAGCTTATTAAAGAGCTAAAATCCAACGGTGCAATTACTAAGTCTTTTTACATTCGTTATTTTGATGATAGACATCATATAAGATTAAGAATTTCTCCAACTTCTCAATTTAATGGAATCGATGAATATCTAGCACAAGGCGTCATAGCCGGAGATATCATCGATTATAGTAGTGGAAAGTACGACCCAGAATACGAAAGATATGGAGGATTGACTACCATGTCGGAGGCAGAGGATTTTTTCTGTGCTGATAGTACGCTTATTCTTAGTTTGTTAGCTTCTTGTTTAGTAGATGAAAAAATAGATAAAGTGGATCATGCTATTTATCTTATTTTTAAACTACTATCTCTTCATACCAAGGATCTACATCAACAGTTCCGTATTATGGATGATGGTTATTCGAATAAGGACTTTTCAAAAAATTTCCGTGAAAATAGACATAAATATTTGGTATTTAGTGATATTGCTACATCTTCAAATCCTGATTTAGCTCATCATTTTGCTTTCAACAAAGAACAACTGAGCTACTGGGAGCTTCAATTGTCCAACTACTTTAACAAATTATTAAATGAAAAACGATTTGATTTTAATATTATTCGAAGTTTAATACATATGACATGTATAAGACTGTTTGGTATTAAATCAGAAGAGGAAGAATTAGTTGGAAATATGGTTTGGAGAGTTTTAAAACAACGAATTGCTATGAAAAAGAAAGCAACTAACGCTAACCTTATTTTAAACCTAAACTAA
- a CDS encoding Rgg family transcriptional regulator, with product MFGPTIEMIREGKKIKIKDLCDGIVTRAAYHRFASGQTDTSIHNLSLFMDRLHISPNEFFLIHSDYASDKVVCFLKELSRAYRVQDIQELRSLRKKLEADFTGLKNEHMTDLLNFRICRLLGQDIDGKKSSLFKYLISTEFWTHYELVLFTNSMYVFSLELIDAILIRCIQRFNKYSQTRPYGNEGFRLVVNALILAFEQKDSFYTTKWIDLLNTIQLNDSDFFEKALFKIFKGFYDITIHKDQNSISEVIKTIEFVGHIEAREHEVMFNRMLDFILEHSGLEKVHSLKT from the coding sequence ATGTTTGGTCCTACAATTGAAATGATAAGAGAAGGTAAAAAGATTAAAATAAAGGATCTTTGTGATGGCATAGTGACTCGAGCTGCTTATCATCGTTTTGCCAGCGGTCAAACTGACACTAGTATCCACAATCTATCCTTATTTATGGATAGATTGCATATTTCTCCTAATGAGTTTTTCTTAATTCATAGCGACTATGCGAGTGATAAAGTAGTTTGCTTTTTAAAAGAATTATCTAGAGCATATAGGGTGCAGGATATTCAAGAATTGCGCTCTTTAAGGAAGAAACTAGAGGCAGATTTTACTGGTTTAAAAAATGAACATATGACCGATCTTCTGAATTTCAGGATTTGTAGGTTGTTGGGGCAGGATATTGATGGCAAAAAAAGCAGTTTATTTAAGTATTTAATCAGTACTGAATTTTGGACTCATTATGAACTAGTACTATTTACAAATAGTATGTATGTTTTTTCATTAGAATTAATCGATGCTATTCTTATACGTTGTATTCAAAGGTTTAATAAATACAGTCAGACTAGGCCTTATGGAAATGAAGGCTTTAGACTTGTAGTCAATGCATTAATTTTAGCCTTTGAACAAAAAGATTCATTTTACACTACTAAATGGATTGATCTATTAAACACCATACAACTAAATGATAGCGATTTCTTTGAAAAAGCACTGTTCAAAATATTTAAAGGGTTTTATGACATCACAATACACAAAGATCAAAATTCCATTTCAGAAGTAATAAAAACAATTGAGTTTGTTGGGCATATAGAAGCCCGCGAACATGAAGTTATGTTTAATCGAATGCTGGACTTCATACTTGAGCATAGCGGATTAGAGAAAGTCCATTCTTTAAAAACATAA
- a CDS encoding FecCD family ABC transporter permease — protein MQNLLTSTSMKKSVFIICCVLLIVAFMLSVALGQTSIPFRLVYDAFFNYDASNAEHVIIRTSRFTRAVVATVVGASLAIAGALMRALTRNPLAAPDILGVNAGALFFIVCAITFFSMDSLIHYMWVAFLGAGVAGVLVFFLGSLGRDGLTPIKIVLAGAAISALFVSFTQGLLVIDEQGIQSVLFWLAGSVSGRDLNMLLPVLPFIVIGSSVAFLMGRSINILQSGDDIAKGLGQRTILTKVVMGIIVILLAGGSVAVAGSIGFIGLIVPHMAMGLVGTDYRWIIPFSAVIGSTLLLLADIAARFVIMPLEMPIGVMTAFIGAPFFIYIARRGLAKNA, from the coding sequence ATGCAAAATTTGCTTACCAGTACCTCAATGAAAAAAAGTGTCTTTATTATTTGTTGTGTGTTGCTGATAGTGGCATTTATGTTAAGTGTAGCTCTTGGTCAAACATCAATTCCATTTCGATTAGTGTATGATGCTTTTTTCAACTATGATGCATCAAATGCGGAGCATGTAATCATTCGGACATCTCGTTTCACTAGAGCTGTTGTTGCTACTGTAGTTGGAGCAAGTCTTGCAATAGCAGGGGCTTTAATGCGTGCTTTGACGAGAAATCCTTTAGCCGCACCAGATATTTTAGGTGTTAACGCAGGCGCATTATTTTTTATTGTTTGTGCAATTACATTTTTTTCTATGGACTCGTTAATCCATTATATGTGGGTTGCTTTTTTAGGAGCTGGTGTTGCGGGTGTTCTTGTGTTTTTCTTAGGGTCTTTAGGAAGAGACGGCTTAACGCCAATCAAAATTGTGCTAGCGGGTGCTGCTATTTCGGCATTATTTGTCTCATTTACACAGGGATTGTTGGTAATCGATGAGCAGGGCATACAAAGTGTGCTTTTTTGGCTTGCGGGTTCTGTTTCAGGGAGAGATTTGAATATGTTATTACCTGTATTACCATTCATCGTAATAGGTAGCAGTGTGGCCTTTTTAATGGGGCGTTCCATCAATATTTTGCAGTCAGGAGATGATATTGCGAAAGGCTTAGGGCAACGCACGATTTTAACAAAGGTTGTTATGGGTATTATTGTTATCTTGCTTGCTGGGGGATCAGTCGCAGTTGCTGGCTCCATTGGCTTTATCGGCTTAATCGTGCCTCATATGGCGATGGGCTTAGTAGGTACAGATTACCGCTGGATAATTCCGTTTAGTGCAGTCATTGGTTCAACATTATTACTGTTGGCAGATATTGCAGCTCGCTTTGTGATTATGCCGTTAGAAATGCCCATCGGTGTTATGACAGCATTTATTGGTGCACCCTTCTTCATTTATATAGCGCGAAGGGGGTTAGCGAAAAATGCATAA
- a CDS encoding S41 family peptidase — MSKVITIEEETLEKIFEKFGILIRKSDSKISIIDIYPPLPKEIQSNTIVKANGKAPDVSSNWAIGENIVEFDNGSQWILTLEDFDWSQIVYENFTSNNHLFLQCISFDVIPEIDEQIYKKNIVIDLRVNFGGELQKMINYYNWFVHTCKKYSIAHIYILVSNSTCSSAELFADKFKDDKNTTIIGSKTYGKEYIYKQITAPNKKVLIPISKIETDFNIDIPFDFNYYYAVKSMANTRSYKPPEIMML; from the coding sequence ATGTCTAAAGTAATCACGATAGAGGAAGAAACTTTGGAGAAAATTTTCGAAAAATTCGGAATACTAATCCGGAAAAGTGATTCTAAAATATCCATCATAGATATTTATCCTCCATTACCGAAAGAGATCCAATCCAATACGATTGTGAAAGCTAACGGTAAAGCACCTGATGTTAGTAGTAATTGGGCAATTGGGGAAAACATAGTGGAGTTTGATAATGGTAGTCAGTGGATTTTAACTTTAGAAGACTTCGATTGGAGCCAGATTGTGTACGAAAATTTTACTAGTAATAATCACTTGTTTTTACAATGTATTAGTTTTGATGTCATTCCAGAAATAGATGAACAAATCTATAAGAAAAATATCGTGATCGATTTAAGAGTTAATTTCGGCGGGGAATTGCAGAAGATGATTAATTACTATAATTGGTTTGTTCACACCTGTAAGAAATATTCAATTGCTCATATCTATATACTCGTCTCAAATTCAACATGTAGCTCTGCTGAGTTATTTGCGGATAAATTCAAGGATGACAAAAATACCACAATTATTGGTAGTAAGACTTATGGAAAAGAGTATATCTATAAACAAATTACCGCGCCCAATAAAAAAGTTCTTATACCTATATCGAAAATAGAAACTGATTTTAATATCGATATTCCTTTTGATTTTAATTATTACTATGCCGTTAAAAGCATGGCTAACACCCGTAGCTACAAGCCCCCTGAAATAATGATGCTTTAG
- a CDS encoding IucA/IucC family C-terminal-domain containing protein — protein MLHVPNNNRLTPTDIAILTENYRFTETNLPASPYSISSKNLLCGEHCRQYLQTISPIFNSTSLITTASLFGKRYSVLTMAAPLFAMSMLQKGINASIDNVRVESSYQEDLWLPKIALVDAQVFLPISRAEWRDQILQSLFADNITKVWKALSTTAKVSKAVLWEHAAMYVHWFYETQFRQGASEREIAFLEEDYQYIMTEAPGEIFGERKNPFTRYNTPKVMTRGTDKPIRLRKTCCYYYLTSEEEHDYCISCPKMPT, from the coding sequence ATGTTACATGTACCGAATAATAACCGACTAACGCCGACAGATATTGCTATTCTAACAGAGAACTATCGTTTTACGGAGACAAATTTGCCTGCTTCGCCCTATTCAATTTCATCCAAGAATTTGCTGTGTGGAGAGCACTGTCGTCAATATCTACAAACCATTTCGCCAATTTTTAATTCTACTTCTTTAATCACTACAGCTTCTTTATTCGGAAAGCGCTATAGCGTATTAACAATGGCGGCACCTCTGTTTGCTATGTCGATGCTCCAAAAGGGGATAAATGCGTCGATTGACAATGTTCGTGTGGAGTCAAGCTATCAGGAAGATTTATGGCTCCCAAAAATAGCATTGGTTGATGCACAAGTGTTTCTACCCATAAGCAGAGCGGAATGGAGAGATCAAATTCTCCAATCGTTATTTGCGGATAATATAACAAAGGTATGGAAGGCGCTGTCGACTACTGCTAAAGTTTCAAAAGCGGTTTTATGGGAGCATGCGGCTATGTATGTGCACTGGTTTTATGAAACGCAATTTCGCCAAGGGGCAAGTGAAAGGGAAATCGCCTTTTTAGAAGAAGACTATCAGTACATTATGACGGAAGCTCCAGGTGAAATTTTTGGCGAACGTAAAAATCCGTTTACGCGATATAATACGCCAAAGGTTATGACTAGAGGCACCGACAAGCCTATAAGACTACGTAAAACTTGCTGTTATTATTATTTAACCTCTGAAGAAGAACATGATTATTGTATATCATGCCCCAAAATGCCAACGTAA
- a CDS encoding ATP-binding cassette domain-containing protein, producing MKKSIIFGIKNRSTFLLISILIVSTLMGTIIQFIKGDLFQGALDQNLDKVSTYILIFGVLILIEVLFYFLEWKYENHLIRNTFAKLKNSIINNVLKTRDFSNIKVKNEHHLNALTNVVDSLEYQYYRSSFDAIYLTLRIVFVTTSLLIINIYIGLVVIAFMFLPLLVTKLFKDKLANLEKSFLNQKGDNLSFFKNLLDNLKYVRILNADALFRNRSRNEINKERDAGLKTENYRITLNTMYSLLSYSSHFLILAISVLLIIKGHITPGVTITLLGLVEQLSMPILSLSRSINNINSTKKLREDINSIICVETDNLETAISYDNAITTKKLSFKFDNTVFNYNDVTFQKNNTHIITGQSGLGKSIFLESILGLLKSNHTGEICYDNNSLKVDSNPFKDIMYVMTDNNLFDGSPIFNILLRDEYSEEELNYMKKFLSEEKLLSEDVTKLSSGEKRRLLILRGLMSDKSTLIFDEPTSNLDSFNSQIFWDELLNIKDKTIIVVSHNTPEDIYDKFDIKYDFTNYVDKESVAYV from the coding sequence TTGAAAAAATCTATTATTTTTGGAATAAAAAATAGAAGTACATTTCTTTTGATTTCTATTTTAATTGTTTCAACATTAATGGGGACAATTATCCAATTTATTAAAGGTGATTTATTTCAAGGAGCACTTGATCAAAATTTAGATAAAGTATCTACGTATATTTTGATTTTCGGGGTTTTAATTTTAATCGAAGTGCTATTTTACTTTTTAGAATGGAAATATGAAAATCATTTAATTAGAAATACTTTTGCAAAACTTAAAAATTCAATTATTAACAACGTATTAAAGACCAGAGACTTTTCAAATATAAAGGTGAAAAATGAACATCACTTAAATGCGTTAACGAATGTTGTTGATAGTTTAGAGTATCAATATTATAGAAGTTCTTTTGATGCTATTTACTTAACGCTAAGGATCGTTTTCGTTACAACGTCTTTACTTATTATTAATATCTATATTGGCTTGGTTGTAATTGCTTTTATGTTTCTGCCTTTATTGGTAACTAAATTATTCAAAGATAAACTGGCGAATCTTGAAAAAAGCTTTTTAAACCAAAAAGGGGATAACCTCAGCTTTTTTAAAAATCTATTAGATAATCTAAAGTACGTAAGAATTTTAAATGCTGATGCCCTTTTTCGAAATAGGTCTAGAAATGAAATTAATAAAGAAAGAGATGCGGGGTTAAAAACGGAGAATTATAGAATTACATTAAATACAATGTATTCCTTGCTATCATATTCATCTCATTTCTTAATTCTAGCGATATCGGTTTTATTAATTATTAAAGGTCATATTACTCCTGGTGTTACGATTACCCTTTTAGGTTTAGTAGAGCAATTAAGTATGCCGATTTTATCGCTTTCAAGGAGTATAAATAATATAAACAGCACAAAAAAACTAAGAGAAGATATTAACTCCATTATCTGTGTAGAAACAGATAATCTTGAAACAGCGATTAGCTATGATAACGCAATTACTACTAAAAAATTATCCTTTAAATTTGATAATACGGTTTTCAACTATAATGATGTAACTTTCCAAAAAAACAACACACATATTATTACAGGGCAAAGTGGTTTAGGCAAATCTATATTTTTAGAATCAATATTGGGATTATTAAAGAGCAACCATACTGGGGAAATTTGTTATGACAACAATAGTCTTAAGGTTGATAGTAATCCATTTAAAGATATTATGTACGTTATGACTGACAACAATCTTTTTGATGGTTCACCTATATTTAATATTTTATTAAGAGATGAGTATAGTGAAGAAGAACTTAATTATATGAAGAAGTTTTTATCAGAAGAGAAACTTTTAAGTGAAGACGTAACAAAACTCTCTAGCGGTGAAAAGAGAAGATTGCTTATTTTAAGAGGATTAATGTCAGATAAATCGACTTTAATTTTTGATGAACCTACTTCTAATCTTGATAGTTTTAATAGTCAAATATTTTGGGATGAGCTGTTAAATATAAAAGATAAAACAATCATTGTTGTTTCGCACAACACACCAGAGGATATCTACGACAAATTTGATATAAAATACGATTTTACAAATTATGTCGATAAGGAGTCTGTGGCATATGTCTAA
- a CDS encoding ABC transporter substrate-binding protein, which produces MVMFLVLLFALVLVGCGNKESEDASNADDNNTTQESSTENSSREVTHSLGTTTIEGTPTKIVTLYQGATDVAVAMGIKPVGVVESWADTPYYEYLQKDLEGIPLLGEETQPNLEEIAKLQPDLIIASKNRHEEIYEQLSQIAPTVVHQDVFDFKGTINLIGESTGKEDKAKELLAEWESRVADFQTKIKDKLGDKWPISASVVNFRADHARVYPAGYAGEILTELGFKGPKNITENPLPIVLRFTDKESIPQMDADVIYMFYIEDEATKKTLEEWTSHPLWKELEAVKNDQVYRVEEVYWNFAGGILSAHIMLDDIYNRFELEK; this is translated from the coding sequence ATGGTCATGTTTTTAGTATTGTTATTTGCATTGGTGTTAGTCGGATGTGGAAATAAGGAATCTGAAGATGCTTCGAATGCGGATGACAATAATACAACGCAAGAAAGTAGTACTGAAAATAGCAGTCGAGAAGTTACACATTCCTTGGGTACAACAACAATCGAAGGGACACCTACGAAAATCGTTACGCTTTATCAAGGTGCTACGGATGTTGCTGTAGCGATGGGCATCAAACCTGTAGGAGTTGTAGAATCTTGGGCAGATACACCATATTATGAGTATTTACAAAAGGACTTAGAAGGTATTCCTCTTTTAGGGGAAGAAACACAGCCTAACTTAGAGGAAATTGCAAAACTTCAGCCGGATTTAATTATTGCTTCGAAAAATCGTCATGAGGAAATTTATGAACAATTATCACAAATCGCACCGACAGTTGTTCATCAAGATGTATTTGATTTTAAAGGGACAATCAATTTAATCGGAGAATCGACTGGTAAAGAAGATAAAGCAAAAGAATTACTTGCAGAATGGGAAAGTCGTGTAGCTGATTTCCAAACAAAAATTAAAGATAAGCTAGGGGATAAATGGCCAATTAGTGCTTCGGTTGTCAATTTTAGAGCTGACCATGCACGTGTTTATCCAGCCGGTTATGCAGGTGAAATTTTAACAGAGCTTGGCTTTAAAGGACCAAAAAATATAACGGAAAATCCGCTACCTATCGTTTTAAGGTTTACAGATAAAGAAAGCATTCCGCAAATGGATGCAGATGTCATTTATATGTTTTATATCGAAGATGAAGCAACGAAAAAAACATTAGAAGAATGGACAAGCCATCCATTATGGAAAGAGCTTGAAGCGGTTAAAAATGACCAAGTATATCGTGTGGAAGAGGTGTACTGGAATTTTGCAGGTGGTATTTTAAGTGCACATATTATGTTGGATGATATTTATAACAGATTTGAGCTAGAAAAGTAA